One Mycobacterium dioxanotrophicus DNA window includes the following coding sequences:
- a CDS encoding MmpS family transport accessory protein translates to MIGRIWIPILVIGVIAAGALAVQNARSVFGSHPVIVTPKGAESAEGLNSKVVTYEVFGSGATATINYLNLDGKPQRAGDVRVPWSLTLTTTSPSVSPNMLAQSDGHSISCRITVDDVVKDERTATGMNAETFCLVKFA, encoded by the coding sequence ATGATAGGGCGCATATGGATCCCAATTCTGGTCATTGGCGTCATCGCGGCCGGCGCCCTGGCTGTACAGAATGCTCGCTCTGTCTTCGGTTCTCATCCAGTCATAGTGACGCCCAAAGGGGCTGAGAGTGCCGAGGGTCTCAACTCCAAGGTAGTGACGTACGAGGTCTTCGGTTCAGGCGCGACTGCCACCATCAACTACCTCAACCTCGACGGCAAACCCCAGCGTGCTGGGGACGTCAGGGTTCCGTGGTCGTTGACACTGACCACGACGTCGCCGTCCGTATCACCAAACATGTTGGCGCAGAGCGACGGACACAGCATAAGTTGTCGAATCACGGTCGATGACGTGGTCAAAGACGAGAGAACCGCTACAGGCATGAACGCCGAAACCTTCTGCTTGGTGAAGTTCGCATGA
- a CDS encoding FAD-binding oxidoreductase — translation MPHKTRSWWGWGNEEDAVTGAERQGLTNRVGTVFEGADLTVHHAPNIDSFEVPDSRVRPPGGLASITSHDARDRLAHSHGQSFRDVVRALLGRLDHVPDLVVRPRTEAEVVDVLDWCATVGIAVVPFGGGSSVVGGVEPRVGGTYAGTVSLDLTAMNKVLEVDRISRAALVQAGVLGPHLEEQLKGFGLTLRFFPQSFQFSTLGGWLATRAGGHYATLLTHIDDVTESMRVVTPAGISESRRLPASGAGPSHDRLFLGSEGTLGVITQAWVRLQDRPRWRAAASVSFADYEAGVTAARSLAQSGLYPANCRLLDPMEAFINAGSATAVLVLGFESADHPLTAWMERALELCRDHGGTLQEPARYTETADQVARSGPSDTWRSAFLRMPYRRDALAAQSMIVETFETACTWDRFNDLRAAVNTAAEDAMRQVGVPGVVTCRFTHIYPDGPAPYFGIYAAGRWGHTVEQWDQIKLAVSEALSAAGATITHHHAVGRDHRPWYDRQRSDLFAHALQVSKTVLDPAGILNPGVVIDPAPLR, via the coding sequence ATGCCGCATAAGACGCGATCATGGTGGGGGTGGGGTAACGAGGAGGACGCAGTCACCGGAGCTGAGCGGCAAGGTCTGACCAACCGGGTCGGGACTGTATTCGAAGGTGCGGACCTGACAGTTCACCATGCGCCGAACATCGACTCGTTCGAGGTGCCCGACAGCAGGGTTCGGCCGCCCGGCGGGTTGGCGTCGATCACTTCCCACGATGCTCGAGACCGACTGGCTCATAGTCACGGTCAGTCGTTCCGCGATGTGGTTCGGGCGCTGCTTGGCAGACTCGACCATGTTCCTGATCTGGTCGTGCGGCCGCGCACCGAAGCCGAGGTCGTCGATGTCCTGGACTGGTGTGCGACTGTCGGTATAGCGGTGGTGCCCTTTGGGGGCGGCTCTTCGGTGGTGGGAGGTGTGGAGCCGAGAGTCGGTGGCACTTATGCCGGTACAGTGAGCCTTGACCTGACAGCGATGAACAAGGTGCTGGAGGTCGACCGCATCAGCCGGGCGGCTTTGGTGCAGGCCGGGGTTCTCGGCCCGCACCTGGAGGAGCAGCTCAAGGGATTCGGTCTGACCCTGCGGTTCTTTCCGCAGTCGTTTCAGTTCTCCACGCTCGGTGGCTGGCTGGCGACCCGGGCCGGCGGCCATTACGCCACTCTGCTTACTCACATCGACGACGTCACAGAGTCCATGCGGGTCGTCACCCCGGCAGGAATCAGCGAGTCCAGGCGGCTACCGGCCTCCGGCGCCGGCCCATCGCACGACCGGTTATTCCTGGGGTCGGAGGGCACGTTGGGCGTCATCACCCAGGCATGGGTGCGGTTGCAAGATCGACCGAGGTGGCGTGCGGCCGCGTCGGTGAGCTTCGCCGACTATGAGGCGGGCGTAACCGCCGCGCGATCGCTTGCGCAGTCGGGACTATATCCGGCCAACTGCCGTCTGCTGGATCCGATGGAGGCGTTCATCAACGCCGGTTCTGCGACCGCGGTGCTAGTGCTGGGCTTCGAGTCCGCCGATCACCCTCTTACGGCCTGGATGGAGCGAGCGTTGGAGTTGTGCCGCGACCACGGCGGCACACTGCAGGAGCCGGCGCGCTATACCGAGACCGCCGACCAGGTCGCACGCAGCGGACCGTCAGACACATGGCGCTCTGCGTTCCTGCGCATGCCCTACCGACGCGACGCGCTCGCCGCCCAGTCGATGATTGTGGAAACATTCGAGACTGCCTGCACCTGGGACCGGTTCAACGACCTTCGTGCCGCCGTGAATACCGCCGCTGAGGACGCCATGCGCCAGGTCGGCGTCCCAGGCGTGGTGACGTGCCGATTCACCCACATATATCCCGATGGGCCCGCCCCTTACTTTGGTATTTATGCCGCAGGACGATGGGGGCACACCGTTGAGCAATGGGACCAGATCAAGCTTGCGGTGTCTGAGGCTTTGTCCGCCGCAGGAGCGACCATCACCCACCATCACGCCGTCGGCCGCGACCACCGCCCGTGGTACGACCGACAGCGGTCCGACCTGTTCGCTCACGCCCTACAGGTCAGCAAGACCGTGCTCGATCCTGCAGGAATCCTCAACCCCGGTGTAGTCATTGACCCTGCCCCGCTCAGATGA
- a CDS encoding NADP-dependent succinic semialdehyde dehydrogenase, translated as MGIATVNPATGETLQSFRPATDAAVEATIGRAYDGWKSYRVTDFAQRSAWMRASSDLLAVDSADVARLMTTEMGKTLKAARAEVDKCIRALNYFAEQAEQLLADEPVEAKSVGAVRAYARYEAMGPTLAVMPWNFPLWQVIRFAAPALMAANVVLLKHASNVPQTALYLEDLFRRGGFPDGCFQTLLITSGQVESVLRDPRIAAATLTGSELAGRSVAAICGDEVKRTVLELGGSDPFVVMPSADLDRAVEAAVTSRIQNNGQTCIAAKRFIVHTDVYDAFTDAFVSRMRALRVGDPLDSHTQVGPLATEQGRVEIDELVTDAVERGAQLLCGGRVPDGPGWFYPPTVVAGITPEMRMYSEEAFGPVASVYRVSNIDEAIEIANATPFGLGSNAWTTAASEQKRFTRDLEAGQVFINGMTGSYNELPFGGTKRSGYGRELSAHGIREFCNLKTIWVGA; from the coding sequence ATGGGTATTGCGACGGTCAATCCGGCCACCGGTGAAACGCTCCAAAGCTTTCGCCCGGCCACCGACGCCGCCGTGGAGGCCACGATCGGGCGTGCGTACGACGGATGGAAGAGTTACCGAGTCACCGATTTCGCTCAACGCTCGGCATGGATGCGGGCGAGTTCCGATCTGCTGGCCGTGGACAGTGCCGATGTAGCGCGGTTGATGACGACTGAGATGGGTAAGACGTTGAAGGCGGCACGTGCGGAGGTCGACAAATGCATCCGCGCCCTGAACTATTTCGCGGAGCAGGCTGAGCAGCTTCTGGCAGACGAGCCCGTGGAAGCCAAGTCGGTGGGAGCGGTGCGTGCGTACGCGCGATACGAGGCGATGGGCCCTACCCTCGCGGTGATGCCCTGGAATTTCCCACTCTGGCAGGTCATCCGGTTTGCCGCGCCGGCATTGATGGCAGCCAACGTCGTCCTGCTCAAGCATGCGTCGAACGTGCCTCAAACCGCTCTGTACCTTGAGGACTTGTTCCGACGCGGCGGGTTTCCGGACGGCTGTTTCCAGACGTTGCTGATCACCTCGGGCCAGGTGGAATCGGTTCTGCGCGACCCGCGGATAGCCGCGGCAACACTCACCGGCAGCGAGCTGGCCGGCCGCTCAGTTGCCGCCATCTGCGGTGATGAGGTCAAGCGCACTGTGCTGGAACTCGGTGGCAGCGATCCATTTGTGGTGATGCCGTCGGCCGATCTGGATCGAGCAGTCGAAGCGGCGGTTACGTCCCGTATCCAGAACAACGGTCAGACTTGCATCGCCGCCAAACGATTCATCGTGCACACCGACGTGTACGACGCTTTCACCGACGCATTCGTAAGTCGGATGCGCGCGTTGCGGGTTGGAGATCCGCTGGACTCGCACACACAAGTCGGCCCCCTGGCCACCGAACAGGGCCGGGTCGAGATCGATGAACTGGTAACCGACGCCGTCGAGCGTGGCGCGCAGCTCCTGTGCGGTGGCCGCGTGCCCGATGGTCCGGGCTGGTTTTACCCTCCGACGGTGGTCGCTGGCATCACGCCCGAAATGCGCATGTATTCAGAGGAGGCGTTCGGGCCGGTGGCGTCCGTCTATCGCGTTAGCAACATCGACGAGGCCATCGAGATCGCCAACGCCACGCCATTCGGTCTGGGATCTAACGCTTGGACGACCGCCGCCAGTGAGCAGAAGCGGTTCACTCGCGACCTCGAAGCGGGGCAGGTGTTCATCAACGGGATGACCGGCTCCTACAACGAGCTCCCGTTCGGCGGCACCAAGCGGTCCGGGTACGGGCGTGAGCTTTCCGCTCACGGCATTCGTGAATTTTGCAATCTCAAAACTATCTGGGTGGGCGCGTAA
- a CDS encoding TetR/AcrR family transcriptional regulator — protein MGSANVAGTKGVPRVEREQQILDAAIVEFGRRGYAGASIAEIASQAGISKPLIYGYFGSKEGLYIACVQRTGARLVTAIERVLGSADPTMKMAEETLRAVFTVLQTQPLAWNVVYDRSVPDNSEAKIAAEYVVDCIHGQAVRGVSAILTARGFTDPLDMSALAAVWASTVTALVNWWLVHPEQTAEQMTKRSARILAAIGAPH, from the coding sequence ATGGGATCAGCGAATGTGGCAGGCACAAAGGGTGTTCCGCGTGTTGAGCGCGAGCAGCAGATCCTCGATGCTGCGATCGTCGAGTTTGGTCGACGCGGCTACGCCGGCGCTTCAATCGCCGAGATTGCCAGCCAGGCCGGAATCTCGAAGCCGCTGATTTACGGCTACTTCGGGTCCAAGGAAGGCCTGTATATCGCGTGCGTGCAGCGAACGGGAGCCAGACTCGTGACGGCGATCGAGCGAGTGTTAGGCAGCGCGGACCCCACGATGAAAATGGCCGAAGAGACCCTGCGAGCGGTATTCACTGTGTTGCAGACGCAACCGCTTGCATGGAACGTCGTCTATGACCGGTCGGTCCCGGACAACAGCGAGGCCAAGATTGCCGCTGAATATGTTGTGGACTGTATCCATGGGCAGGCGGTCCGAGGAGTCAGCGCGATTCTCACCGCGCGTGGCTTTACTGATCCACTCGACATGTCGGCACTCGCCGCGGTCTGGGCAAGTACAGTGACGGCTTTGGTCAACTGGTGGTTAGTCCATCCCGAACAGACTGCTGAGCAGATGACCAAACGCAGCGCCCGCATTCTAGCCGCCATTGGTGCACCGCATTAA
- a CDS encoding MMPL/RND family transporter, with the protein MSTPVDETPTGPLASSRYRPHPRMPRLIRTFAVAIILGWIALIAVLNTVVPTLEDVGKLRAVSMSPNDAPSMIATKRVGKVFQEYDTNSAVMVVLEGDQPLGGAAHEFYDTIVRELRSDTKHVQHVQDFWGDSFTASGAQSVDNKGAFVQVFISGDQGEALANESVRAVRKVVTETPAPSGVNAYVTGPAATSTDQSTVGDESMKLIELLTFAVITVMLLVVYRSIITTLIVLFMVALGLSGARGLVAFLAYHNIFGLTTFATNMVVTLAIAAATDYAIFLIGRYQEARRVGEDRETAYYTMFHGTAHVVLASGLTIAGATLCLHFTRLPYFQSMGIPLAVGLVIVVAAALTLGPAVISVCSRFGQALEPKHAGKQRMWRRIGTATVRWPGAILVAAVAVSLVGLLTLPGYHTTYNDRIYLPGDVPSNVGYAAADRHFSKARMNPDLLMVEADHDLRNPADFLVIDKIAKALARVHGIAQVQTITRPEGKPIEHSTIPYSIGQNGTGQLMNNDYQQTVIANILRQADEIQATIESMTEMQSITQKLSEVTRSMSQKTAVTADNMSAVRDHLADFDDQFRPIRNYFYWEPHCFDIPMCWSLRSIFESLDGISTMSDDFQTIVPDLDQMADLTGRMVTVMPSMIQSMKNQKQFLLNQYQTQKAQQDQAMALLKGSTAMGEAFDAAKNDDSFYLPPEAFDNDDFKRGIKLFLSPDGKAVRFTIIHQGDPLTEQGTSRIELLKVAAADAIKGTPLEGSSIYLGGSAATYNDMQQGADYDLIIAAVAALILIFIIMVILTRAVVAAAVIVGTVVLSLASAFGLSVLLWQHVIGLPLHWVVLPMSVIVLLAVGADYNLLLVSRMKEEIHAGLNTGIVRAMVGTGSVVTAAGLVFAFTMASMAISTLIVIGQVGTTIGLGLLFDTVVVRSLMTPSIAALLGRWFWWPQRVRPRPRPRPWPQASAQMWRVSAE; encoded by the coding sequence ATGAGCACACCAGTGGACGAAACACCTACCGGTCCCCTCGCCAGTTCAAGGTATCGGCCGCATCCGCGGATGCCCCGGCTGATCCGCACGTTCGCGGTGGCAATCATCCTAGGATGGATCGCCCTGATCGCAGTGCTCAACACCGTGGTACCGACGCTCGAAGACGTCGGCAAGCTGCGTGCGGTTTCGATGAGTCCCAACGATGCTCCGTCGATGATCGCGACCAAACGTGTCGGCAAGGTTTTCCAGGAGTACGACACGAACAGCGCGGTAATGGTCGTACTCGAAGGGGATCAACCCTTGGGTGGCGCGGCGCACGAGTTCTACGACACGATTGTTCGAGAACTCCGTTCTGATACTAAGCACGTTCAACATGTCCAGGATTTCTGGGGCGATTCGTTCACTGCCTCAGGCGCGCAGAGTGTTGATAACAAGGGCGCCTTCGTCCAGGTGTTCATCTCCGGAGACCAGGGCGAGGCCTTAGCCAACGAGTCGGTTAGGGCCGTGCGCAAAGTGGTCACGGAAACGCCTGCCCCCTCAGGAGTTAACGCATACGTCACGGGCCCAGCGGCAACGTCCACAGATCAGTCTACCGTCGGTGACGAGAGCATGAAGTTGATCGAACTTCTCACCTTCGCTGTCATCACGGTCATGTTGTTGGTCGTCTATCGATCTATCATCACAACACTCATCGTGTTGTTCATGGTAGCCCTTGGGCTGTCGGGTGCGCGCGGTTTGGTCGCATTCTTGGCCTACCACAATATCTTTGGGCTAACTACCTTCGCGACCAATATGGTCGTCACGTTGGCCATCGCCGCGGCCACCGACTATGCGATCTTCCTTATCGGTCGCTACCAAGAGGCACGTCGAGTCGGCGAAGATCGTGAAACGGCGTACTACACGATGTTCCATGGCACTGCGCACGTTGTGCTTGCATCGGGACTCACGATCGCTGGAGCCACCCTTTGCCTGCACTTCACTCGCTTGCCGTACTTCCAGTCGATGGGCATCCCATTGGCAGTGGGCTTGGTGATCGTCGTAGCCGCAGCCCTCACGTTAGGCCCGGCGGTCATATCGGTATGTAGCCGATTCGGCCAGGCGCTGGAGCCCAAACACGCTGGCAAGCAGCGGATGTGGCGTCGGATAGGCACTGCGACCGTCCGCTGGCCGGGCGCAATTCTGGTCGCTGCGGTGGCCGTCTCTCTTGTTGGTTTGCTGACGTTGCCCGGCTACCACACGACGTACAACGACCGCATCTACCTTCCGGGTGACGTCCCCTCGAACGTTGGATATGCGGCTGCTGACCGCCATTTCTCCAAAGCTAGGATGAATCCGGATCTCTTGATGGTCGAGGCAGACCACGATTTGCGAAATCCCGCCGATTTTCTGGTGATCGACAAGATTGCAAAGGCTCTGGCCCGGGTGCACGGTATCGCGCAGGTTCAGACAATCACCCGGCCCGAAGGCAAGCCGATCGAGCACAGCACGATTCCATACTCCATCGGCCAGAACGGCACCGGCCAGCTCATGAACAATGACTACCAACAGACGGTCATCGCCAACATCCTGAGGCAGGCCGACGAGATCCAGGCGACGATCGAGTCGATGACCGAGATGCAGAGCATCACCCAGAAGTTGTCTGAGGTCACGCGAAGCATGTCCCAGAAAACTGCTGTCACAGCGGACAATATGTCCGCTGTGCGGGACCATCTCGCTGACTTCGACGACCAGTTTCGCCCGATACGTAACTACTTCTACTGGGAACCGCATTGCTTCGACATCCCGATGTGTTGGTCGTTGCGCTCGATATTCGAAAGCCTGGATGGCATTTCGACGATGTCGGATGACTTCCAGACGATCGTGCCTGACCTTGATCAGATGGCTGATCTCACGGGACGCATGGTGACGGTGATGCCGTCGATGATCCAGAGCATGAAGAACCAGAAGCAGTTCCTGCTCAATCAGTATCAAACGCAGAAGGCGCAGCAGGACCAGGCCATGGCGCTACTTAAGGGCTCCACGGCGATGGGCGAGGCATTCGACGCGGCGAAGAACGATGACTCCTTCTACCTGCCCCCAGAAGCCTTCGACAACGACGACTTCAAACGTGGCATCAAGTTGTTCCTCTCTCCGGACGGTAAGGCAGTTCGCTTCACGATCATTCATCAGGGCGATCCACTCACTGAACAAGGGACCTCGCGCATCGAGCTTCTCAAGGTCGCAGCCGCCGATGCGATCAAAGGGACACCCCTGGAGGGATCGAGCATCTATCTGGGGGGCAGTGCGGCGACCTACAACGACATGCAACAGGGAGCGGACTACGACTTGATCATTGCCGCCGTTGCCGCGCTCATCCTAATTTTCATCATCATGGTGATCCTTACCCGTGCGGTAGTGGCAGCGGCGGTCATTGTCGGCACCGTTGTGCTCAGCCTGGCTTCTGCATTCGGCTTATCGGTATTGCTGTGGCAGCACGTCATAGGCCTTCCGCTGCACTGGGTGGTGTTACCGATGTCAGTAATTGTCCTGCTGGCAGTCGGCGCCGACTACAACCTGCTGCTGGTGTCGAGAATGAAGGAGGAGATCCACGCCGGGTTGAATACCGGCATCGTCCGGGCGATGGTCGGAACCGGCTCCGTGGTCACTGCCGCCGGCCTTGTCTTCGCCTTCACGATGGCGTCGATGGCGATAAGCACTCTGATCGTCATTGGGCAGGTCGGCACCACCATCGGATTGGGTCTACTGTTCGACACCGTTGTCGTGCGGTCGCTAATGACTCCCTCAATCGCAGCACTACTTGGGCGCTGGTTTTGGTGGCCACAACGCGTCCGGCCTCGCCCCCGTCCTCGACCGTGGCCCCAGGCTTCTGCGCAGATGTGGCGTGTTTCCGCTGAATGA
- a CDS encoding FAD-binding oxidoreductase — protein MTEEHLDTRKRKFWGWGYADTSVSDSEILEIGGMLRDKFGLRLRELAKAPDISEIELREPRVHAPGSLAGICENDTWTRAEHTLGKNLGDFVRGLARQFDNPPDFVAFPRTEHDVVSVLDWAHSNNVAVVPYGGGSSVAQGIEPIVSDDYRGAISLDLRHLNRVLEIDRASRSALIQGGVLGPDMENQLRPHGLSMRFFLQAFEFSSLGGWIATRAAGHFATGFTQIDDYVQAMRVVTPSGTLQTGRIPADGAGVSPDRMFIGSEGTLGVITEAWMRLQDKPTFKVATSVPFSDFNKAVDAVRALAQSGLAPANCRLLDPTESLLSGASDGSDSILVLAFESADHPLDTWMQRAAQICADHGGRVSAEALQGRSAPEAGHSGAAGKWRNFFVRGPHYKEGYSRMGVLRETFETACTWSAFPELHARVMQATTEAVKRECGDGVVACRFTHVYPDGPAPYYTVVASAKPGGELEQWAAIKQAASDAVLATGGTITHHHAVGRFHRPWYDRQRPELFTSALRAVKQTVDPNMVMNPGVLIDPK, from the coding sequence ATGACTGAGGAACACCTCGACACGCGGAAGCGGAAGTTTTGGGGTTGGGGCTATGCCGACACGAGCGTCAGCGACTCGGAGATCCTCGAAATCGGCGGCATGCTCCGGGACAAGTTCGGGCTTCGACTCCGCGAGCTAGCTAAGGCACCCGACATCAGCGAAATCGAGTTGCGCGAGCCCCGGGTCCATGCGCCCGGATCGCTGGCCGGCATCTGTGAGAACGACACGTGGACGCGAGCCGAGCACACTCTGGGCAAGAATCTGGGCGACTTCGTCCGTGGGTTGGCTCGACAATTCGACAACCCTCCGGATTTCGTCGCGTTCCCCCGCACCGAACATGATGTCGTATCTGTGCTCGACTGGGCCCACAGCAACAACGTCGCCGTCGTCCCCTACGGCGGCGGTTCGTCGGTAGCCCAGGGCATTGAACCGATCGTATCCGACGACTACCGCGGCGCAATCAGCCTCGACCTGCGCCACCTGAACCGGGTGCTGGAGATCGACCGTGCCTCCCGCTCGGCATTGATCCAGGGCGGCGTCCTCGGACCCGACATGGAGAACCAGCTTCGACCACACGGCTTGTCGATGCGCTTTTTCTTGCAGGCGTTTGAATTCTCCTCCCTCGGCGGGTGGATCGCGACCAGGGCGGCCGGGCACTTCGCCACTGGATTCACTCAGATCGACGACTACGTCCAAGCCATGCGTGTCGTGACCCCCTCGGGAACACTGCAGACCGGCCGCATTCCCGCCGACGGGGCCGGGGTCTCCCCCGACCGCATGTTCATCGGTTCCGAGGGCACGCTGGGCGTCATCACCGAAGCATGGATGCGGCTGCAGGACAAGCCAACGTTCAAGGTCGCCACATCGGTGCCGTTCAGTGACTTCAACAAGGCTGTGGACGCCGTACGTGCCCTTGCTCAATCTGGTCTGGCGCCGGCCAACTGCCGATTGCTCGACCCGACAGAAAGCCTGCTGTCCGGCGCGTCCGACGGCTCCGACTCGATCCTGGTCCTCGCCTTTGAGTCAGCCGACCATCCGCTGGATACATGGATGCAACGCGCCGCTCAGATCTGCGCCGACCACGGTGGCCGGGTGAGCGCTGAAGCGTTGCAGGGTCGATCGGCGCCCGAAGCCGGCCACTCCGGAGCGGCCGGCAAATGGCGAAACTTCTTTGTGCGCGGCCCGCATTACAAGGAGGGCTACTCCCGCATGGGTGTATTGCGAGAAACCTTCGAGACCGCGTGCACATGGAGCGCGTTCCCTGAGCTTCATGCACGGGTGATGCAGGCGACGACCGAGGCCGTCAAGCGCGAGTGTGGCGATGGCGTCGTCGCCTGCCGTTTCACCCACGTCTATCCCGACGGCCCCGCCCCCTACTACACCGTGGTGGCCTCAGCAAAGCCGGGCGGCGAGCTAGAACAATGGGCCGCGATCAAACAGGCGGCCTCCGACGCGGTTCTTGCCACCGGCGGCACCATCACCCACCACCACGCAGTCGGCCGCTTCCACCGCCCCTGGTATGACCGGCAGCGTCCGGAGCTGTTCACCTCAGCTTTGCGTGCGGTGAAGCAGACTGTCGACCCCAACATGGTGATGAACCCTGGGGTCCTCATCGATCCGAAATAG